Genomic segment of Bacteroides stercoris ATCC 43183:
CTCTGCAATACTGTGGTTAGCCTCCTTAAGCTTGTGCATCGAAAGGTGAAGTTCTTCATTCAGTTCTTTTAACCGCTTGTTGGTGTCAATCACTTCTTTGCGAGCGACAGCCAACCTCTTCATCTGTTTATATACATAAAATATGGCAAGCAATAGAAAAAATGAAAGCATGCTGATAGATGCCAATGTCCATTTCATTTGTTCCTGCTGTTTCTCTGTCTTTTGTTGGTAAGCATCGTTAATGATGGGAAATATCTCCAAAATCTCCAATTTGCGCAACCGAGCATTACAAGCTGCGGCATCTTCCATACATATCTTTACATAAGAATAGGCACGCTCGATATCCCCCTCTTGATAAAGCAATATGGCTAGCTTACGCAAAGAAATGTATTCCCGGACAGCGGTTGTCATATCTGCTATGGCAGAAACAATCAGAAATTCTTTTTCTTTTTCTTTATCCCCTTTCAGACGATAGGACTCTGATAAAGTATAGGCACAAATTGCAACATCATGTTCATATTCCTTCTGCTGGGCTAAATAATCTGTCAGTAAGCAAATGGCTTTATCGTATTCATTGCGTACATTATACTGGTCGGACTGAATCAAGGTATGTATCAAAAGGTTATCCTTATTGACTAGTAGCAATGAATCACGATATTTGTCCGTAAGTTCCGTATAAAGTTTCCTTTCATACTTTGTAACTGCATAGTCAGCCATAAGTCCATAGATTGTGCGATAGATATGATAATAATAGGGACGGAGGTTTTTCGACAACCGTTCTGCATGAATATTTCGCATCAAATCCATTGCTTCCTTATACATGCCTGTCATTCCCAAGACATCAGCTTTATTCATACGGGCATTATCTATATATTCTCGGTTTCCAAGACGCATAGCTATCTGTTCCCTCTCCTCAGCCACATAAAATGCTGAATCCGTATTGAATGAACGATATTCATCCAATAATGCACCAAGAATGGCAAAATGCTCTTCCTCCGATATTAACTGTAACAACTGCCTTCTCAGTTTTGCCAGTCTCAACTCTTTTTGTTCCATATATATAGGACGTTTCTTTATCGACTGATCTAATTTCAGCAATAAAGAATCGACTCGGTTACTGTCTATAGCATAAACATAACATATGCCAACGATGCAAAAACACCAAAATACAACTATACTTTTCATAGCTTAACATATCAATCAAAAACTCCATATTTGAAAGTTTTTACGCAAAAGTAACTAAAATACAAAAGAATTTATCTCCTTTATATGAATTATTTTAATATTCATACAGTATATGTTCACACATTATTTAGTCTAAAAAAATAATACTATAGCGTATTGCGATGGCTTTATTTAACAATTTATTACCAAAGCCATATCTGTTAAACTTATAACATAGAATTATTAATATGTTTTACTCTGACAATAAATGTATTTTCCAAAAATTATATTGAGCTGTGATAAATACGATAGTTATGCTTGTTTAAACAGACTACGAATCCTGCCATATTTCAATTCTCTTTTTCCCATATAACGATTTTCCCGTTTTTATTTATCCCGTCAGTAGCTCCACCTTGCGTGGTTCAGGGTGCGAAGCTACGTACGGGGCCCCTAAAAATCTGCAAGCCCGCTTCGCGCCCTGCGGGTTTTGGCGAAAATTTTTCAATCCGTCCAGCCGGGCGGTTGAAAATTTTTCACCAAAAGCCTTGCATATTTTCTCCCCGTCCGTATCTGCCCCCTGAAACGAGCAAGGTGAAGCCACCGACAAGGCATAAAAAAAAAGTCAATGTTATGAAAAAGAGAATTGAAATACGGCAGGATTTGAAACGAGGCTTCGGCTCCGCTCCAACCGGCATTAAAAATTTGGTGAAGTGGTCGCCGGTCGGTTTCATGGTCTATGTGGCGGTGCGTTTCGTGTGTGCCTTTTTGGGTGGTGTGGCGATTGGTTTAGGTAGTGTGCTGCCCATGTTGGCAGTTTTGGCGGTGGTGGTCTTCCTCATCCGTGCCGTGTGGCGCATCCTTTGCGTGCTTGCCCTTTTTATCCTTGTTCTTTGCGTGATACTCTGACAGAATATGAATCATTTTAAAATCAAATCATTATGACTAAAGTACATTTATTAGGAGCTAACAGAAGTTACGACAGAAGCGTTCAGACCGTTTCAGTCAATCAAGTGGTAGTATTGGAAGGCTACAGCTATGACAGCTATGTTGTGTATGAAGTAGGCCGCAACGGGTGGGGAATAACCTATCATCTTATCAATTTGCGGACATACGAGTTTCATACATCCGACCTTATCCGCCCGTTATCGGAAAAATTCGGAATAGGAATCTATTACGATGATGCGAACCCCAGGTTTTTAGATCCGTTGGAAACAGCCGCTTTACTCACCAAGGCAAAAGAGAAGAAAGCCGAAGAAGAAAAGAAAGCGAAGGAAACAAGAAAGGAATACAGCCGTATCGCCAAAATCGGTGCGGAGCGTTTGAGCCCCCTTATCCCGACGGATGCAAAGGCGGTCATTATCGGTACACTACGGGTAAACGAGTGCGACAGCTATACGGACTATTATGACTACAGTATAGCAAGAACCGTCATTTTAGGCTTTTCCAAACATACACGCAACCTCTTTTCAGAAATGCGCAAGCATGCCGCCAATTTTGAGGGAACAGCCTATTTGGCGGAATATAACGCAGATTACGAACACCGTGAAAATTACAGCATGGGAGACGGTATGTATCTGGGCAGGAACAAGTACAGCGGTTGGACGGTTGAGAAAGAGCCTATCCACGACCTTGAAAAATTCATAGAACGGTATGCGCACACCGCAGGGGATGAAGCCAACCTTTGTATGAAAGCACCGCAGAGAAACAGCGATACGGCAGAACAATCCACAGCAACCGCAGACCTTTCAACCCTCAGTCTTGAAATCGTGGAATACAGCGAGAAGGCGATTGCCGTATTCGGTGACACCAGGCCGATAAAGGACATTCTGAAAGACTTGAACGGTCTGTTCCGTGCGAACCTCACCTATAAGGGCGAAAGGCGTGCAGGGTGGATATATTCCAAGAAGCAGGAAACGAAAGTAAGGGAAGCACTCGCCACGTGCATCCGTGTATGACAGCATGAACGGCAGGGCGGAACAATCCGCCCGCCTATCAACGAACCCATAAAAAAGTAACGACATGAGAACGGAAACAAGAACATACACCCTCTATCGGATAACCGAGTTATCCGGGGAAGCCAAAGAGAAAGCACACAACGAATGGTTGTGCAACCGATATTTTTACGGTTGGACACACGAGAACCGTCAGACCCTTGATACCTTTTGCGAACGCTTCGGCATTGTGTGCCGTAATTGGAGATATGACGCATGCAATTACAGCTATGACTACCGCAGCAGGCAGGAAGACTGCATAGACGGGCTAAACGGTTGGCGGTTGGCAGCCTATCTGATGAACAACCATTGGAACGACCTGTACACGCCAAAATATTTTTGGAAAGGGACGAAAGGACGAAAAAGCAGGATATTTGTAGATGCCTGTTGTCCCCTTACGGGCTATTATATAGATAACTGTATTCTTACTCCGATTTATCAGTTCTTGAAATCCCCCACCGAAAATATCACGTTTGACAGCCTTATGAACGAATGTCTCGACAGTTTTTTCCGTGCTTGTCGGGATGATATGGAAAGCACCCGGACTTTGGAATACTTCACGGAAGAAAGCAACGCCAACGGTTGGGAATACCTTTCAGACGGAAAACTATTCAATTAATTATCAACATTTAAAACTTATCATTATGAAAACGAACAAGAAAGTACAGACGAACAGCGTACAGAAATCAGAGGAAGAAAATGCAGTAAAGGTGACCGCTTTGGCAATCATCCCGAAACCGATTACACTACTCACACCGCAGGACGTGCCCACGGCTACCGAAGTGACAGAAGCACCCGAAACGGCAACCGTTCCCACCGTTACGGAAGAAGCACCGCAGCAGGCCACGTTCAAGACACCGCTTGCAACGGCCACAGCCGAAACAGACCTTGACATCACCACCGTACACCCAAGTAGGGACAACCACCGCAAGACGTTCAATGACGCATCATTGCAGGAACTTGCGGAAAGCATTCGGGAAGTGGGAATCCTGCAGGCCATTGCAGTACGTCCACGCACGGAAGGCGGTTATGAAATCATATACGGTGAACGCCGTTACCGTGCCTCATTGCTTGCAGGAGCAAAGACCATAAAGGCAACCATATATAACAATGTGACGGACGATGAAGCGGAAGACATGTCGTTAAGCGAGAACTTGCAGCGTGAGCAGGTACGCCCCACTGAAGAAGCAAAAGCGTTCAAGCGGTTGCTTGAAAAGGGCAGATATGACATGTATTCACTGACCGCCCGTTTCGGACGGAGCGAGAAATATATCTATACCCGATTGAAACTGAACGAACTCTATGCGCCTATCGGTGAACTGTTGGACAATGAAACAATTACTGTCAGCGTAGCCGAGGAGATAAGCACCTATGAGCCCGATATACAAAAGGACGTGTACGAGAAGCACCTCAAAGAGGGGAACGGTGAGGGTTGGACGGGATATACATTGAACCTCTTCAAAAGGTACTTTGAAAAATACTATACCACCGACCTTGGGCAATACAAGTTCGACAAGACGGAATGCAATACATGCGTACACAACGCAGCCAATTACAACCTTTTTGCCGAGCATAACGGGTGCGGACACTGCACCAACCGCAAATGTCTGGAAGCCAAGAACGCAGCCCATGTGGCAAAAGAGACGGAGAAACTTTTGAAATCCGATCCGAAGCTGGTTGTCGCACGCCCCTACTACGGAAGCCGTAACGATATGGCACTACAGAAATTGGACAAGAAAGGGCATGAAATCAAGGAACTTGACTACAACGTATCGGCAAGGGAATTCCCCAAAGCACCCGAAGCACCGAAGAAAGAGCAGTTCACCCAAACGAAAGAGTACGAACAGGCGGTGCAGACATTTGAGCGCAGAAACGAGGAATATGCCCGAAAGGTGGAGGAACTTGACCGCATGAAGGAGGAAGGCAGGATAAAGACCTATGTAAAGGTAGGGCAGACGGAACCCGAACTCTGCTACGTGGAGATAAACAGGAAGGAAACCGCTCCCGTCACTATCGGGACATTGCAGGAAAGGGACAAGCGTTTCAAACAGCTTTCCATCGAAAAGACCGTTGCCGATACGAAAAAGATTGTCCGTGAGAACGACTATCCCGAAAGCCCGTTCACGCAGTACGAAGACGGTATGGTTTATTTTGCCATGCTTGCCCAACTTCAAAGGAGACATTTCCCGCTTTTCGGCATCAAGGACCAGCCTTTCGCATTGGACGAGAAACAGCGGATGAAAATCGTTGCCAAACTGACAGACGCACAAAAGACTCTCATCAAACGTGACTTCATCAGCCACTTCCTTTGTGAGAACGGCTATGGAGACAACAACGCATCCAAACTATTGAGGGACTTCGCAAACATGCACTTCCCCGACCAGTACGGACTTGCCAAAGCCACCCACGAGGAGGAATATCAGAAACGGCATGAACGTTTGGAGGAAAGGATAAAGGAAATGAAAAAAGCGGAAAAGAAAGCAGCCAAGGAAGCGGAACGGCAGCAGGCGGCAGAAGTGGCGGAGAAGAAAGTCACCGCCCCGAAAACGGAGAAGCCCGAAAGCGGAAAAGCAGCATAACCCCAAACGGAAAGCGTGTGCCGGAAACAACATCCGGCACACGCTTTTTCACCGCCCCCGAGAGAACAGAGGGCAGGGCCGGACGACCCCACCTACACCGCCACCGTAAAACGACCTTTAAAAATATCAGCGAATGAAATATATAAGAATATCCCCGGACGTGGAGTATTCCACCGACAGAGAGTTTTTTCTTGAGAATCAGATTGTCTGCATTGTAAGCCGGGAAGGCACGAAGTTTTGCAGTCTGATAGAGAACCGTCTGTTCATGTGTTCTCCGAGCCGCCATATCAGCAAGCGGATGAAGCTACATATCATGTGTGAAATCCACGAGGACATCTGCCGCCTTCGCTATAGCGGCGAGCCGGTGGAATGACCTGCCACACTCCACACCTGAATACTCTCTCTTAAAAAAGTCGGGCAATCCCTATGCGGTTGCCCGACTTTTTCCTATTTTTGCAGGGTTGAACCAAAAAAGAAAGTTATAAGATTAAAGGAATTGAATAATAACATATTAGAATAGCTTTTAGCTGTTTGTTCTTACTCTCGAAACGACCAAATTCAAAGCAGGAGAATAAACGGGCGGAGTCCTTGTCATACACCAATGGCACGGTCTTAACTCGTTTCCTGCATGGGTGCTTGGTCGTACCGGAGAGTAGAACCTGTTAAGTACCGTGCTTTTTTCGGTACATAGCAGGAAGTTACGGACAAGGTATCCACCAAAAAATCATAGCAAGATGTACAACAAGAGCGTTGCCATTACCGGCAGTACCATTGAAAAGACAACGAAGTACGACCAATTCCAGGAAGATAAAATCCGCATGGAACTTTACCGGGTTATCCTTTCACTTTACAATGAAGGTTATCGCACATTTACCTGCAATCTACATTCCTATATCGGATTATTAGGCGCAGACACGATAATCATGCTGCGTGAAGCGGACAAATGCCCGGATATAACCCTTTCGGCAATCATACCGGGAACAACTTTTCCGGCAGATACCGACAAAGTGTATCGTGCCTTGTATGACGACCTGATGAAGCAGGCGGACAATAAAGAAATGCTTCCGGAAAAAGAGATTTTCAGCAATGTACTTACCGGCAGTCATATCGTCTGTTATTATGACGACTTTTCCGAAGAAATCGGGCAGGTGCGTGCATCCGGTATTCCCTATACCAATATCCGTAAAATGATATAGGCATATATCATTTGCCGCATATTACAGCAACTTTTCCAGCCGTGCAATCCGTTTTTCGGTGGACGGATGCGTACTCATGATATATTCGGTAAACGAAGGCCGCTGCCCGCCCGTCTCCGCCACCGCCAGCCGGCGCAGGAACGAGAGCAGACCTTCCCCGCAGCCATAACGCACGGCATACGTGTCGCAACGGTATTCGGCATATTTGTTGATATTCACGTCGGCCATCCGGCTGATGCCGTAAATCGTGTGATGCAGCAGTTTATAAAGACTCCACCATAGCTTTGCCATCCCCGCCACAGCAAACCGGACAGCCGGAACCACTGCAATCACAAGGTTGCCGATTATTCCGAAAAACAGTGCAGGAATCAGGAACAGTCCGTACAGACAACGGTAGCCCAACGACTGCATCGAGAACAGAAGTACCTGATAAACGAAATCATAATGCGAGATATGCCCCACTTCGTGGCTGATTATCCCTTTGAGTTCCTCATCCGATGCCGTCTGAAGAATACCGCCCGTCAGCCCGATTGTATGGAAGCCGAAAGTCACGGCGTTCGTGCGTGCGTCCCTGTTGCGGTAGATATTCAGTTTCCTCTCCATCCCCATTTCCGAGAGCAGGCGTTCCACCCGTGCCCGTTCCTCACCGCCCAGCGGTCTGTAACCCTCTTTCATCCGCATCATCCATACGTTCAGTGGTGAAAGGCTGTACAGGATGTAAAGCAAGACAATATAGAAAGGCAATGAATAGACCAGATGATGCGCGAAGGAGTATTCGGCAAACAGCCCCGGCAGGAATGAAGGGGCCACCCATTCCACAATAAGAAGAAGCAGGACATAAAAAGCCGATATAAGGATAATGTTTACCACTGTCACGTAACAGAGCAGAAGCAGCTTGTATAAAATGCGGAATATACGGAGTGTTGTTTTCATATGCTTATAAATTTAAAACGGTTGGTAAATATAAAAAGTTAATTTGAATCACCGGGTGGGTAAATCAATCAAATTACTGCCATACAGTCAAATTTATGGAATGAAGAACGGCGGGATGCCCCGCCGTTCTCACTTATAGGTATTGGTAACGGCTATTCTTCCGTCGTACCGCTTTCCGTGTCAAATGTTACTGTCATTTCCCTTTCCTGCCCGAAATTGTCCCGGACAAAGAATTTCAGTTCCGAGCGTCTGGCACTTGTAGAGCGGTAAAAGAGAGTGAATACCTGCTTTACCGGATTTTCCGTATCCAGTCCCGGCACCTCTGCCAGCGGTTTCACTTCCCTGTTCACAAGTTTTACGCCTTCACAGTCTGACACCTCTCCCTTGCCTTCCATCTGAATGTAACCTATTTCATACTCCGCCTTTTCATAGTCTCCTTCACGGTCAAGATAAAAACGTATCTCCACCGTTTCACCCGTTGCGATCTGCTTTTGCAGATACCATGACGAGAGGCTGAAATCATAATCCTGCCGGATGTCTATCCCGTCGTTACAAGAACTGAAGGCCAGCACCGCAAGCAGTGCGCCTATACATATATATAATACGTTTTTCATTTTTCTGTTTCTCCTTTCTCTTTTTTATTAGTTGATGATAAAGCGGACACCCAAACCCACCTGCGTATGGAAGTTCCCCGCATCCGTTCCGAACAGTGCCCTTTCCTTGACTTGCAGCAGGAAGATGATCCGGTCTGTCAGATAGACATCGAAAGCCGCCGTCAGTCCTCCGCCATAAATAAAGCTGTCCCCGTTTGTCACTGCCGCCCCGTCAGGAAGCAGGGAAGTTCCCCAGTTGACTGTCTCGAAACCGCCCAAAGCGGAAAGTCCGATACGGAAACAGACATTCCGACCCTTGTCCGACAATACGGGAATAAAATAGCCGAGTTCCCCCGTGAATTGCGCTTTGGGTATTGCCTTATTTTCGTAGGTGTACTCCTTTATCTGATAATCCAGACCATACAGCCAGTAGGTACGGTTACGGTTGGTATGTGTAAAGGCCAGCGAGGTGAAGTAGTGGCGTTCGCCGCCACTCTTCCATGAAAGGAAATGATTCACCCCGCCCGATGTGAACTGTATGCCTGTCTGTCCCGGCAGGTCACGCTGCGCGTATGCTTCGCCCGCAAAGAGCGACAACACGGCAACTGTCAGTATGAATAGTATTCTTTGCATATACATTATATTATATATAGGTTATTATTTCAGATGCAGTTCACTGATTGGTTTTGCCGCCACAAGGTCTGTGTTCTCTATGCGGAACGACTGGTGACGGGCACCGCCCTTTTCGTAAATCTCCACCACGAGCAGCTTGTCATCCGGCAGGGTGAGCTTGGGCAGCACGAATATGTTGCGTACCGTGGCTTTCCCGTCCACCGTTATCAGGCGGTTGTATGTCCTTACAGGTTCTATGAAGTTCTCCTGCATGGCCGTGCGCTTGGCTACTTTCTTATCCACCACTTTGAAACGGATATAGTCAATGTCGAACGATATATCCGAACTGTTGCGCAGGGAAGTATGCAGGTACAGCAGGTCATTGTTGATATAAAGCCCTTTGAGCAGTGTCTGTATGCCGTACTTTTTACAACCGATATGCCTGATATGCCTTTTGTTCTTCTTATACAGCGTGTACATGATACGGTTCACCACCAGCGGTGTCTCCCCGCCCAGTTCTTTCAGCTTCACGAACATGCGGTCGCCCGCAATCCCGCCTTCGGGATTGTCCCGGAGCCAGTCTTCCATCTCGACGGAGAGCTGTGCCGGTTCGTCCTTGTAAACCACATTGAATGAATAGAAACAACCGTCGGCAGTGATGACGGAGAAGTTCGTTTCCCCTTCAAAACCTTTCACCGCCGCCTTGATGCGTACTACATTTTCCGCTCCCGTGGCCTTGTCCGCTATGATGTCGAACGAACCCAAATCCACATATTTCACTTCGGAAGGGAAAAGGATATGTACGGTTTTCTGAAAAGTCACCTCAATCTTATGCGGTGAGATAATCTGGTTGGTGGGGAAAATCTTTGTTTCCACCGGTTCCTGCGCCTTTACCGACAATACGGTTAAAAGCATTACTAATGATAAAATAATTCTTGTCTTCATCTGATTACTGCTTTTTGGATATTAATAAAAGTTGATAATTTGCCTTTACAGCCACCTTCACCTCACGCATCTTTGTG
This window contains:
- a CDS encoding DUF6377 domain-containing protein, with translation MKSIVVFWCFCIVGICYVYAIDSNRVDSLLLKLDQSIKKRPIYMEQKELRLAKLRRQLLQLISEEEHFAILGALLDEYRSFNTDSAFYVAEEREQIAMRLGNREYIDNARMNKADVLGMTGMYKEAMDLMRNIHAERLSKNLRPYYYHIYRTIYGLMADYAVTKYERKLYTELTDKYRDSLLLVNKDNLLIHTLIQSDQYNVRNEYDKAICLLTDYLAQQKEYEHDVAICAYTLSESYRLKGDKEKEKEFLIVSAIADMTTAVREYISLRKLAILLYQEGDIERAYSYVKICMEDAAACNARLRKLEILEIFPIINDAYQQKTEKQQEQMKWTLASISMLSFFLLLAIFYVYKQMKRLAVARKEVIDTNKRLKELNEELHLSMHKLKEANHSIAENSYLKEEYIGRYMDQCSVYLEKMDNYRRSLGKIAATGNVEELYKNIKSSKFIEGELKEFYANFDNTFLQMFPTFVEDFNALLTNDEQISLKTGERMNTELRIFALIRLGISDSVKIAQFLRYSVTTIYNYRTKVRNKAAGDRNLLEQEVMKIGKSKD
- a CDS encoding ParB/RepB/Spo0J family partition protein → MKTNKKVQTNSVQKSEEENAVKVTALAIIPKPITLLTPQDVPTATEVTEAPETATVPTVTEEAPQQATFKTPLATATAETDLDITTVHPSRDNHRKTFNDASLQELAESIREVGILQAIAVRPRTEGGYEIIYGERRYRASLLAGAKTIKATIYNNVTDDEAEDMSLSENLQREQVRPTEEAKAFKRLLEKGRYDMYSLTARFGRSEKYIYTRLKLNELYAPIGELLDNETITVSVAEEISTYEPDIQKDVYEKHLKEGNGEGWTGYTLNLFKRYFEKYYTTDLGQYKFDKTECNTCVHNAANYNLFAEHNGCGHCTNRKCLEAKNAAHVAKETEKLLKSDPKLVVARPYYGSRNDMALQKLDKKGHEIKELDYNVSAREFPKAPEAPKKEQFTQTKEYEQAVQTFERRNEEYARKVEELDRMKEEGRIKTYVKVGQTEPELCYVEINRKETAPVTIGTLQERDKRFKQLSIEKTVADTKKIVRENDYPESPFTQYEDGMVYFAMLAQLQRRHFPLFGIKDQPFALDEKQRMKIVAKLTDAQKTLIKRDFISHFLCENGYGDNNASKLLRDFANMHFPDQYGLAKATHEEEYQKRHERLEERIKEMKKAEKKAAKEAERQQAAEVAEKKVTAPKTEKPESGKAA
- a CDS encoding M48 family metalloprotease, whose product is MKTTLRIFRILYKLLLLCYVTVVNIILISAFYVLLLLIVEWVAPSFLPGLFAEYSFAHHLVYSLPFYIVLLYILYSLSPLNVWMMRMKEGYRPLGGEERARVERLLSEMGMERKLNIYRNRDARTNAVTFGFHTIGLTGGILQTASDEELKGIISHEVGHISHYDFVYQVLLFSMQSLGYRCLYGLFLIPALFFGIIGNLVIAVVPAVRFAVAGMAKLWWSLYKLLHHTIYGISRMADVNINKYAEYRCDTYAVRYGCGEGLLSFLRRLAVAETGGQRPSFTEYIMSTHPSTEKRIARLEKLL
- a CDS encoding TraQ conjugal transfer family protein encodes the protein MKNVLYICIGALLAVLAFSSCNDGIDIRQDYDFSLSSWYLQKQIATGETVEIRFYLDREGDYEKAEYEIGYIQMEGKGEVSDCEGVKLVNREVKPLAEVPGLDTENPVKQVFTLFYRSTSARRSELKFFVRDNFGQEREMTVTFDTESGTTEE
- a CDS encoding conjugal transfer protein TraO yields the protein MYMQRILFILTVAVLSLFAGEAYAQRDLPGQTGIQFTSGGVNHFLSWKSGGERHYFTSLAFTHTNRNRTYWLYGLDYQIKEYTYENKAIPKAQFTGELGYFIPVLSDKGRNVCFRIGLSALGGFETVNWGTSLLPDGAAVTNGDSFIYGGGLTAAFDVYLTDRIIFLLQVKERALFGTDAGNFHTQVGLGVRFIIN
- the traN gene encoding conjugative transposon protein TraN gives rise to the protein MKTRIILSLVMLLTVLSVKAQEPVETKIFPTNQIISPHKIEVTFQKTVHILFPSEVKYVDLGSFDIIADKATGAENVVRIKAAVKGFEGETNFSVITADGCFYSFNVVYKDEPAQLSVEMEDWLRDNPEGGIAGDRMFVKLKELGGETPLVVNRIMYTLYKKNKRHIRHIGCKKYGIQTLLKGLYINNDLLYLHTSLRNSSDISFDIDYIRFKVVDKKVAKRTAMQENFIEPVRTYNRLITVDGKATVRNIFVLPKLTLPDDKLLVVEIYEKGGARHQSFRIENTDLVAAKPISELHLK